Within the Sarcophilus harrisii chromosome 2, mSarHar1.11, whole genome shotgun sequence genome, the region TGTCCCCAACAAACAGTTTCAGGGCAGAGACATACTTAAAAAGGGGTTTTATTGCCAACTCTCAAAAATTAAGTTGTGCTCTAGAAGCAAAAGTCGTTGGATGCtagttctcctcctcctccccatcatTCACATTTGTTATCGCCTCACCCCTTTCCAGGACCTCTTTCATTAAGAAAGGAGAGCACTATATGTGGAGCTGATACCCAACAGATCAATGGAGACCAATGATTCTGTTTTTAGAAGCATAGCCCCCCTAGAGAGGCAGAGGTCGGGAAGGACGTCTCCATGGGGAAAAAGAAGACGGTGGGAATCCTTTGTATAATGTACACATTGGCTCTTAATTACAAAAAACATAGGCCTGTGCCTCCCCCAGGAACCCACCTCCTGGAGACCCCCATCCTTTTCTCTCTGAGCCCCACTTACTGTCACTTCCCAGTGACTGGAGGCCCTACAGTGACTTCCAGGAATAGGAGATCCATCCCCTCTCCCATTCCCACTCAGCCCTGAGTGTTACAAAGACCTGAGGTCTGCACCTCAAATTTAGAGGGAACTAACAACTGTCGGCAAACAGGTTCCCACATTCCTCTCGGAAGCAGAATTCTATGAATGAGTCCAATTAAACCCCATAACTCCAGCACCACTTTGGAGAAAAGCCAACTTACTCATGGCCATATCTTGCATTACAAGATAAAATTTCAGTAAATAAGGCATCAACTTGCATTGCTAATTTCTGCTGTAGCCAATGCCAGTGCTCGACAAAGGCCAGCCCATTTCAATGTTAAATGACCACTCTGTGCAAGGCACTGCGCCAGGTGCTGCATTATTAGGAAGGTCTGTGGCTGcgttctttttttaatccttcacTAAACAAAAAGTgctcatgcaaaaaaaaatttttttttctggaaaatttaTGAACCCAGCACAGACTTTGGAGGGCCTTTTGTGAAATTTCCAGAACGGGATAAGCCCCCAAGCAGGCAGTCTGTGGCTATAACAGGTAACTACTGGTTGCATACACCTGGGGATGTTGAGACCCAGGCTGTTCCGGGGCAGCAGCTGATTGATACCAAGAACCGCTTCTGAACATGCAGAGTCTGGTCTCAGTtggtgaagggagagagacagtgaATAATCCGTAGTGACACACACGGCAAGCTGACTGGGACATCTCCCCTCCACCTCCTCACCCCTCCCGGTGCCTCCAAACCCTGGAAGAATAGACAGTTTTGAGGCTGGGGAGAGAAAGGTGAGGGAGATGGAATTCCTATCACTTCACCGGTTCTTCTTTTTCCCACTGAATTATCCAAGTTTCCATCCCAGTGGGAAAGTAGGTGAGGGATTAGGAGGGAGAAAGATGGATGGGACACAAATCACAAGGCCCAACTCTATCCCAGATCTTACACAATGACCTTGGTGGAAATCACTAAAGATCCCTTTCCTGGCAGGGCCTGGCCCGGTTATCCACTGGTGGGACCGAGAGGAATTACTCATTCCCAGGACAAATTCCATCCATTCAATTGCTAGAACTAACACTACTCAAAGGAATGTTTGTGGTCATTTACAAGAAATGGCCTGACTGACATCCTGATGTCTACTGAACCAATCCAGGTGAAGGGAGGAGACTAAGTGTATAAATGGCATAAATGTAAATGTCACTCAAGGAGGACAAAAATTATGATCCTCCTGGAAGTGAGTTTATTTTGcagtcttaaaaaaataaaaataaaaaaaggttctTTTGTTGGAGTGTCCAGAATTGAAACTAACACAAGAATTTAAGAAGTTGGACAACCTGGATCACCATCCTGCACCAAAGTAGGGGGATGAACCAGATAAACCCTTGAGAGCCCTTCCAAAGAGAACCATGGAAACCTGTGATGGCTCAGCACTCCATGGTTAATTGGTCCCCGAAGGGCAACCCacactcttcctcctcatctcttatTCTGCAGCAGCAATTCCCAGCCTGTGAAAGGGTCTCAGCTCAACTGTTCGAGTTTTAGGAATCAAAAAGTAGAAAGACTCAAACTCTTTTTTGCTAAGCATAAGTAGATGGTCCACCTAGGAAATCCTTGAGCATTTGGAAGTGAAGTTGCACCCAATCTCCCTTTTCCCAAAGGACACAACAAAGTGATGATGATGTGTCCTGAAGCTCAGAATGTAAACTCTTGCACGCTTCCCAACCCCTTCAGGACCTATGACTAATAATGGACCCAAAGCTAAATCAAAGTGGCTAAGACAAATATTGAGACATTAAGAACAGTCAAAGGCAGCCATGACTTTTCTCCCTGAGTGGGTAGCAGACATTATTGTCATTCATATCTCTCTACACTGCCCATGTAGGATATCAGGACAAGGGCAGAGGGAATCACATCCCAAGAAATACACCTGTGTAGTCTACAGGGACCATTAATCCCTGATGAATTCTGGCTAAATTGTTCCAGACTTAACAGCTCTCTTAGGCTAGTGATCAATAATCCTAGCCTAGACCGTGTTGGGAAAGCCCCAGCCCTAGACCCCAGCCATGGATGTAAGGTCGGGCCCCATCAGACAACTCCCCACTGAGAGGAGGGGGAGCAGAATTTCCAGACCAGCTAGAGGGGGCTActgttcttttttgctttcctctCCTGACTGATCCTCCACCCAGCCTGATTTTATCTTCAGATGACCATGCAGACGGCCAGAAGGTGAGGGGACACAGCAGAGATGAGCCTGGATGTTCACGGCCCCCCCCCAGAAGGATCCCCTTCCCTGTGTCTGAGCAGAGCACCCTGAGGCATTCTGGCCGtgtccagctgtttggggttagATGGAGACCCTGCAGGGCTGCAAGATGGAGACACGTGATTGACAGGTTGTCATCCTTCTGCAGTGGTAACTTTCTGTGCCACGTCAACGAAGAGAAGACTTCACTAGAAAGAGAGCAttcaggagaagaggaaaggggacaTTGCTAAGAAAGTGACTGGACGAGGGGTAGGGCCAAGCCCAGACTTAGGACTATCTGCTGGCCCAGCAACAGCATTGGTGAATAAAAATTTTGAGGGAGaccataaaagggaaaaaaaaaaaagggaaaaaagtgctTAAGCATGCCCTAGGGAGCACTTCTTCTATACAGAGTCACCAAGtccttctgcttttctttctgcttctctgtcAGAGTGGTTGATGGTTCCTTGTTCAGTTCCAAAACCTTAATCTCTTGCAAGACTTGAGTCGCTTGCCTCAGCTGCTCTACTGCCTGGTTGAGCAACGTCTCGGCATTGACAGGGGGTCCATTTCCCTCCTGAGCATGCTCCAGCTCTCTGCCTAGAACCTGGCTCAAGAGCTGCTcagtcttttccttttcaaaggtCACCTTCTTCTCTATCTTGACCAGCTGGCACCTGTCCAGGGGCAGGCCCTGACCCTTGTCACTCTCGGTCAGCAGGTTCCCAAGGGAGGCACATCGGGGCTGGAGCGATGGCAGTGTGGGGGATCCATCCTGGAGGGTCGCTCCCGAGCCCTCCTGGGCCCCCTTGCTCTCCAAGGAAGTCGGGCTGGGCTCTGCAGAGGTCAGCCGCCCCTGGTCCTCCTTCGGGGGACTTTTCGGGTCAGCTCTCTCCTCCCCGGCTCTCTGCAGACTTGCCTCCAGACTGGGCTCAGCTCCATTGGGACTGTCAGCCACGCCATTCACTGAAACTTGGGAATGACCTGGATCGGGATCCGGAGCCTTGGCAGCCTGTGAGCCCTGACACTGGTCTTGACTGGGAGTCTCAAGGCCCTTCAGAGATGCTTTCAATTTCTCAGACAGGATCTTTGGTGGAGGGGTTGGGGGTTTCCCCCCCTCCTTGGAAGCGGCAGTCTCTGAACCGGTGGGTTGCTCTGAATCTTTGCCAGCAGGGGTAGGGGGCTCTGGGCTGGGATTTTCCCAGCTTACTTTCAGTTTGTCAAGCTGGACCTTCGGAGGTGGCTCAGGAGGCTTTTCTGAGCCCCTGTTTCCTTCCATCAGATTCTCTTTACTGCCCCCCTCCTGGAGGGCTGAAGTTCCCAGGCCCTCCTCGGGGGCTTCGGCCGCGCCCTGGTGCTCAGGGTGGTCCTGGGCGGTTTCAGCCGTGGGAGCTGGGGGGCTCTCCTCTGCCCCTGACTTTTCAGCACTCCCATCCACATTTGGCTTCTCTGGGTCCTGGGCGGGTTTGGTTGGAGGCATGGGCGGTCGAGGTATCTCGGTAGGGGACGGGTCGTTGATATTGTTGCTGGGAGTGAAGGAGGGGGGCTCGCTGTCTGGCACATCAAGGTCCAGCCTCGACAGTCCATCGGACGCAGCACTGGCCACCTGATTGGGGAGAAGCAGAATACAGACTGTCACCTTCCCCAGTTCACATCATTCAAGGCAAGGCAGGGAGTGACAAGGACAGCTTACAAATGGCATTAACCCTCTTCCCAAAGGTCACCCGAGTCAGGGGGATCAAGCAATCACTCTAGGTAAGTTTGGGGTTAGCAGACACTGACATTATCCTGTTCTACTgcccccccactccccccacaACAAGATTCTATAATATTCTAGAGGCCctggaatagaaaggaaggatggagtttattatttataataattataaaccGAAAAAGAGCATTGAGCTGAGAAGCAGGGGAACTGGGTTCTAGAGCCAGATCTCTTAGCAACTGTCTGACTCGAGGGCTTTTTTCTTTGGTGTTTGGGGGGCTTTTGTGGAGGCTGAGTCTCCTTATCTTGCCAGGCTGGAAGTGGAACAGCCACCCACTGACCCAATCCCACTGCTGACTGGCACAAAAGCTTTATTTAGCAAGCTCCATTTCTGACCCAGGCCAGTTTGCCCTTCTTTGGGCAACCCGGTGGACCCCTATTCCCAAGGGACCGATGTTCCCCAGCTAGAACTCCCAAGCTCAGGGGATGCACCAAGCTCAGGCCCCCAAGCAGTAGGCTCACAGGCATGGGTCACATAATTGACTGAGCTTGGTGACCTCATTTTCCACTAGGGAACTGCTAAGGTTTCTGTGACTCTGGGACTATCTCCTCTGGAGCTTTGGCTTAATTTCTTCTGAGTCAGGCTCACAAGCAGGCAGTTTAGCCTACAATTCAGTGGATTTAGTTTGTATTTGGGgggtaaaatggagagaatgagACTGAGCAGGATCCATGGAGTCATGGCTTCTCCCTGACAATCTGGGGGGACGTTGCTCACATCAGCTTCACAGCACCGCAGTCTTGGGGGAGTGGGTGAAAGGAACATTTCCAAGGCATCATGGACAGTAACATTACTCTAGTGAGGAAGAGTTTTGAATAAGAACAATAAGCCCACTGAGTCACATGCAAATCAAGGAAGACACCATGGCAACAGTCGGAAAGTTATCAAGAAGATGGCCAGGAAAAGACTTTGTAAATATTGACAAAAAAGACTACTCGGGACACCTGGGTCCTAATCCCAGATCCCAGTCACATATTATGTGACTGAGACAAGTCACctctctgtgagcctcagtttccccatatggaAAATGAATCTTTTAGACAAGAGGGTCAATAAGGTTCCTCTGAGCTCTAAAATTCCTTGAGATTTTTCATGGTCTTGTGAGCTTCATAAATATCATTAGTAAGAAAAGTGGGAAATATCCAAGTTATTCAATAAAGGCCTATTTTCTAAGACCTGACCCAACTAAATGTCAATCCTGCTCCCCATTCCCCCTCTCCATTCTTATACTCTTGCCTGGTGCCTCTTTCTTCCTCGTGTAaggtttgtttggggttttttcctacCCAACCCCTACTTTTCTTCCCCTACTTCAGATGTGAGGGAGGGGCTCCTGGATCAGTAGATGCCCTCTGCGATTCCATCCAAGCTCTGTCTAGGCCTCCTGCTCCAACCACCCTATGTCTAGTTATATTGCTACATatgggaagaaactgaggcacaagagaAAGGATATATTCTACAAACGATCAGCTGCAAAATTCATTCTCttcaaaaaatacataaataaaaaattcattccCTTCCCAAGCCTTTTTCTTAACAGACTTCATCTTTCTCCTTCTAAACTCAGGTATGTCAGACCTTCTAGGGCAAGTGCATTGTGCCTGATGGGATGTGTCAGTGGGAAGGGAAGACAtgctcccctttcctctcccagattTCACAAGGGTCTGGGTAGAAACCAGGCACTGCATGTCATAGACAGGAAGTTGTTATGAATTAGGGTcctatttagaagaaaaaaaacagcagcTCAGTAGTTTCCCCAGAGACCCTGCTCTGAGGTGCCCTGTCTTGGCTCTGTGAACTGGCACCGCTATTCCCAAGCAATTCCTAATCCTGAGTCCTCAGGCCTTTTTTCCAGGGGATCATTCTCCCTAAGGGAAGAATGAACAGTCACAAATATAAGAGAAATCCAAAGGTTAAGTAAGGGCCAACCCCCAAACCACAGTTTATTTTCAGGAGGAAAGAAAACAGTTGCATAATAAACCTACCCAAAAGTCCCTCTTCTTCCCACCTCCCTGCCTGTCTTGAGGGTTCTGTAGACCTGGAACACGATGATTTGTCTGGGCCCTCCCTGACTTTTGGGGAGTCTGGGAATGTTCTGCAAAGCAGGGACCCCTTCTCTGTACCCAGGATGCTACTGTCTCCTGAGAAGTTCTTTCAGGTTCTTGTGATCTGAACAGGGACACTCTTACTACACAACTGAAAAAACTCTTAAGACTCAGAGATTCTCTCCAACTGCACATCCACAAAGACACTTaaatatccttcctttcttcttgcctCTTGCCCTGATCTCCAAGGCTGTTCTATCCTCAATGAGACTTAGTACCTTTTGTTCTCTCCAATAACTTTACCAGCTCCTCTCCTGCCCATAAATATGATCAGCTTTTCTCAATTTTGGAAAAAATCTTCACTTCCTCCTCTGGCCAGGatcctatttctttatttccttccacaCCCAAACTACCTGCTACAATGAGTGATCTATTCCCATtgccctctcttccttctctctctctctctctctctctctctctctctctctctctctctctctctctctctctttctctgtgtctgtctgtctgtctgtctctctctcaaatcagttagggttaaattacttgcccagcatcacacagtaaatgtctgaggtcagatctgaattcaagtgcTTTAGCCACTAAACCACCTAATTACCCCACCAACTGCTCCTCTCAAAGGTCACTCACGATATCCACATTGCCAAATCTCATAGCTTCTCCCCCCATCTTCTGACCTGTTCAACACTGCTTATCAGACCCTCCCAGTTAGAATTCTCTCTTCTTAGACTTTGGGACACTGAGATACTGTCCCAATATTGCTAATGGcctcctcatttctctctttcctcaagtctcttcttttctccaaatcaTCCTTCagaaagcattttgttttgttgctgaggcaattgggggtaagtgacttgggggtaagtcacacagctggaagtgttaagtgtctcaggtcctcctgccttcagggccaatgctctacccactgtgccatttaactccccctcccccaaagcacttactgaataaatgtttagaCAATAAATGCAGCCTCTTGGACAGGctcacagatacacacacacatctcagaATAGTTCTTCTCTCTGGACTTCTGGACTTTCTTGGAACTCTCCATCATGCCCCCCTGCTCCAGGAcctcctctcattctctctccctccccattttcATCTACCTTTTGTGTTTTATCTTCCTCCtctattagactgtaaactctttgagggcaggaattgccTTTGTTTTAACTTGTCttctcagcacatagtaggtgcttaataaatgtcctgTTATTGTTTCTAAAACAATAACTAAAAGGCTAAAAGTGCTAA harbors:
- the PLEKHO2 gene encoding pleckstrin homology domain-containing family O member 2 isoform X1; its protein translation is MEEEGTKEGGEKLRGAQMADKAGWIKKSSGGLLGLWKDRYLLLCKTQLLVYENEDEQSCIETVELGSYEKCQDYRAFLKKKHRFILLRSPGNKVHDIKFQAQNGEEKESWIKALNEGINKGKNKAFDEVKVDKSCALEHVTRDRVRGGQRRRPPTRIHLKEVASAASDGLSRLDLDVPDSEPPSFTPSNNINDPSPTEIPRPPMPPTKPAQDPEKPNVDGSAEKSGAEESPPAPTAETAQDHPEHQGAAEAPEEGLGTSALQEGGSKENLMEGNRGSEKPPEPPPKVQLDKLKVSWENPSPEPPTPAGKDSEQPTGSETAASKEGGKPPTPPPKILSEKLKASLKGLETPSQDQCQGSQAAKAPDPDPGHSQVSVNGVADSPNGAEPSLEASLQRAGEERADPKSPPKEDQGRLTSAEPSPTSLESKGAQEGSGATLQDGSPTLPSLQPRCASLGNLLTESDKGQGLPLDRCQLVKIEKKVTFEKEKTEQLLSQVLGRELEHAQEGNGPPVNAETLLNQAVEQLRQATQVLQEIKVLELNKEPSTTLTEKQKEKQKDLVTLYRRSAP
- the PLEKHO2 gene encoding pleckstrin homology domain-containing family O member 2 isoform X2, producing MADKAGWIKKSSGGLLGLWKDRYLLLCKTQLLVYENEDEQSCIETVELGSYEKCQDYRAFLKKKHRFILLRSPGNKVHDIKFQAQNGEEKESWIKALNEGINKGKNKAFDEVKVDKSCALEHVTRDRVRGGQRRRPPTRIHLKEVASAASDGLSRLDLDVPDSEPPSFTPSNNINDPSPTEIPRPPMPPTKPAQDPEKPNVDGSAEKSGAEESPPAPTAETAQDHPEHQGAAEAPEEGLGTSALQEGGSKENLMEGNRGSEKPPEPPPKVQLDKLKVSWENPSPEPPTPAGKDSEQPTGSETAASKEGGKPPTPPPKILSEKLKASLKGLETPSQDQCQGSQAAKAPDPDPGHSQVSVNGVADSPNGAEPSLEASLQRAGEERADPKSPPKEDQGRLTSAEPSPTSLESKGAQEGSGATLQDGSPTLPSLQPRCASLGNLLTESDKGQGLPLDRCQLVKIEKKVTFEKEKTEQLLSQVLGRELEHAQEGNGPPVNAETLLNQAVEQLRQATQVLQEIKVLELNKEPSTTLTEKQKEKQKDLVTLYRRSAP